CAAAACCATTATTGATCAAGATCACTACATCCAACATTGGATTCTTCTTTTTAACAAACATGTCCGTGATGCCACCGACGCGCGAGTCGCGTTGGAATTCCTGAAAACCCACGGGGTAACACATCTCATGCTAATGCAACGACGACCTCCGGAAGTTTTTCTGCAAGGTGAACTCAGCCATGCCTTTGTTCCTGTCTATCCGACAGATAATTTCACAGAAGCAGGAGCCAAAGTGTGGCAGATTCGCTATCCGCCGGATATCCAACTGAATCCGAAATATCTCGCAACAGAACCGTAGGAGGGGTTTGTACCCCGATACATGATTGCAAACACCATAACGCTTTGCCGCCTCTTGTTAACTTTCGTCGTTATTGTCCTATTTGGCATGCATCAAACACTGGATATCGGGTTGATTGCAACGATTGCGATTATCTTCGCGCTTGATGGCATTGATGGGTATATTGCCCGCAAACGTAACGAAACATCAAAACTCGGTGAAGTTCTTGATACTGCTGCAAACAGAATCATCGAAAACACCTTTTGGGTTTATTTTGCGACGACAGGACACCTTCCATTATGGATGCCTATTGCTGTCGTGTCAAGAGGGTTTATCACGGACAGTTTGCAACGGTTTTTTGGATACCCAGAAACCGGATGGGCATACGCACTCACACGCTCACGCTTCAGTCGTGCCCTTTCCGGTATCACCAAAATGTTAGCCTTCACGAGTCTTGCCGGCACATGTTTCTTGAAAAACCCGGCTTTGGCGCAAGGAAGTCTTATACTTGCTACCATCGCCGTTGGATTCTGTCTCCTCCGAGGGTTGCCATTCTTTTTTATTAAAAATTCGGCAGAACTTGTTTTAGCCAGTACCGCCTTTTATCGCCGCAAGAAAAGTAATTTTTAACC
This sequence is a window from Candidatus Poribacteria bacterium. Protein-coding genes within it:
- a CDS encoding CDP-alcohol phosphatidyltransferase family protein, with protein sequence MIANTITLCRLLLTFVVIVLFGMHQTLDIGLIATIAIIFALDGIDGYIARKRNETSKLGEVLDTAANRIIENTFWVYFATTGHLPLWMPIAVVSRGFITDSLQRFFGYPETGWAYALTRSRFSRALSGITKMLAFTSLAGTCFLKNPALAQGSLILATIAVGFCLLRGLPFFFIKNSAELVLASTAFYRRKKSNF